In Zingiber officinale cultivar Zhangliang chromosome 6A, Zo_v1.1, whole genome shotgun sequence, a single genomic region encodes these proteins:
- the LOC121995683 gene encoding uncharacterized protein LOC121995683, which produces MRPPVHGDQQSAPTFACFGYRRVHSPLVAHAWIPVMADHLLQPGLHHAMREAGQCFALSRVIGAPDAAVGGDTKPGAAAKASTGVVPAAPLGKTECAMPDVVGSSLGEIMKQKVGSK; this is translated from the exons ATGAGACCTCCTGTCCATGGCGATCAACAAAGTGCACCTACTTTTGCTTGTTTCGGCTACCGCAGAGTTCATTCTCCTCTGGTGGCGCACGCCTGGATCCCAGTGATGGCTGATCATCTGCTCCAGCCGGGCCTGCACCATGCCATGCGCGAGGCTGGACAGTGCTTCGCGCTGAGCAGAGTCATTGGAGCTCCTGATGCCGCTGTTGGAGGAGACACTAAGCCTGGAGCTGCAGCAAAAGCATCCACTGGAGTGGTGCCTGCCGCTCCTCTTG GAAAAACAGAATGCGCCATGCCTGATGTCGTTGGTTCATCTTTGGGGGAGATCATGAAGCAGAAGGTAGGCAGCAAGTAG
- the LOC121995682 gene encoding uncharacterized protein LOC121995682: MGHDSMANVPSLPSMVSGKKKRANRSAKLKQCKLDARREQWLSHGKDKDDDSNVTTGLHLQDPPLAPKGMMREAEGRDGISPLHEFRDMDSSFRDPTVGNHHRRDVSSGVSRSSRSSSLDSTSRSISDGEEEEYIDNRGEENGILDDWEAVADALTKDVGDANHSRRSVHEITPFKAAATPGVPVEVSRGGRMTMPEPILNTRRAWGPDDSSRPPSLPSISKQWILPMNAGRDYRVSQQKGLLPLPIPCPICYEDLDLTDLSFLPCSCGFRLCLFCHKRILEEDGRCPGCRQQYNYTPGGMVEVNVGGAGPPVLQMQLSRICTSRP; this comes from the exons ATGGGTCACGACTCGATGGCTAACGTTCCTTCGCTTCCGTCGATGGTGTCTGGAAAAAAGAAGCGG GCAAATCGATCTGCGAAGCTGAAGCAGTGCAAACTCGATGCTCGGCGTGAGCAATGGCTCTCTCATG GTAAGGATAAGGATGATGATTCTAATGTCACCACCGGTCTTCATTTGCAAGATCCTCCCTTGGCTCCGAAAGGGATGATGAGAGAAGCAGAGGGCCGAGATGGCATTTCACCGTTGCATGAATTTAGGGATATGGATTCCTCATTCCGTGACCCTACTGTAGGTAATCATCATAGAAGGGATGTCTCTTCTGGCGTCAGTAGAAGCAGCAGAAGTAGCAGCCTGGATTCCACCTCAAGAAGCATCAGCGATGGTGAAGAGGAAGAGTATATAGACAACAGAGGGGAAGAAAACGGGATCCTTGATGATTGGGAGGCGGTCGCTGACGCCCTGACTAAGGATGTTGGTGATGCTAACCATAGTCGTCGTTCTGTTCATGAAATTACTCCCTTTAAGGCAGCTGCCACGCCTGGTGTCCCAGTTGAGGTCTCTCGTGGAGGGAGAATGACAATGCCGGAGCCCATCCTTAACACCAGAAGAGCTTGGGGACCAGATGACTCATCTCGTCCTCCAAGCCTTCCAAGTATCTCAAAACAGTGGATCCTGCCAATGAATGCAGGCCGGGACTATCGGGTTTCCCAACAAAAGGGTCTCCTTCCCTTGCCAATTCCCTGCCCTATTTGCTATGAGGATCTAGATCTGACGGATTTGAGCTTTCTTCCTTGTTCTTGTGGATTTCGGCTTTGCCTGTTCTGCCACAAAAGAATTCTCGAGGAAGATGGTCGTTGTCCTGGATGCAGGCAGCAATACAACTACACCCCAGGTGGAATGGTGGAGGTGAACGTGGGAGGAGCAGGGCCTCCAGTTTTGCAAATGCAATTGTCTCGTATATGTACTTCAAGGCCTTAG